In Leisingera sp. NJS204, the DNA window CCCGTTGGGCCGGGCGCCGCGCTGCGGCGCGGCGGACCGGTCAGCAATGCTGACCGGGTGTTTCGCGCGCGAAGTATTGAGGCAGAAGAGCGGGCGTTTTGAGGCTGGAAGACACCGCTCTGCTGCACCATAGTGCAAGGAAGACTGTTTCCAGCTGCCGGGACCGCGATGCTGCGCGTGATAACTGTACTTTTCTGCCTGGTTCTGGCGTCTGCCGCGGCCGCTAAAGAGGCATTGCCGCAAAAGTTCAGCCTGCAAGGCGGAACGCTGGTTTATGACACCGAAACAGAGGTGGAAGGAAAACCGGCAGAAATAACCGATGACGATGTCTTAGAGCTGCGGGATATCCTGACGAAAAACCCGGAAATCTCGGAGCTGCAGCTCAACAGCATTGGCGGAAGTGTCTATGCCGGGGAAGAGATTGCCGGGCTGGTGCTGGAACACGGGCTGGACACTTTGGTTGATGGCACCTGCATCAGTGCCTGCGTCGATGTCTTTCTGGCCGGCAGCCGGCGGCGGATGACAATCGGGTCCAGCATCGGTTTTCATCAGCGCAACTGGCCTGCTGATGCTGTGCATAAATACTATCGCAGCGAACGCAAAAAACGCCGCTGGGCAACTCCGTATGATTTAGGGTCCTGGATATACGAGGATACTCAGCGCGAGGTTTATGACCATCTCAGCTATATGGTGGCGCGCGGTGTCGATCCAGGCTTTGCGATTGAGACGCTGCGCACGGACCCGGATGGCGAATGGTATCCCAGCCGATTGCGGTTGATTGCAGCGGGCGTTCTGCGCGAGGTCCGGCAGGGGCAAACCCGCTAGCCGGCTTGACACAGGCTTGACCACGAGGCCCGCATGCGGCAGAGGAGCGGCCAGCCTTTCAAAAGACGCCCTGAACAGGAGCCCAGACGTATGTCCGGCGACCAGAAGCCCCGCGACGACCAGACCAAGAATGCCCGGACCGCTGTTGCCAATGCGGCCGATAAACATGCCAGCGGCGCGCCTTGGCGCAACTTTTACGGCCGCTTCAAGGGCAAGACCCTGAAAGACAGCCAGAAGCGCTATCTTGACGAAGATCTGGCCAGCCTCAGCCCCGGTGCGGTCGATTGGGATGTGAACCCGGACCGCACCCCGCTGGACCTGAACGCGCTGTTCGGTGGCAAAGAAGTCTGGCTTGAGATCGGCTTTGGCGGCGGTGAGCATCTGGTGCATCAGGCTGCCAGCAACCCCGATGTCGGTATCATCGGGGCCGAACCGTTTATCAACGGCGTTGCCATGCTGCTGGGCAAGATCCGCAAAGCCGGTGCCGGCAATATCGCGGTGCATCCCGGCGATGCGCGCGATCTGATGGATGTGCTGCCCGAGGCCTCCATTTCACGCGCCTTTCTGCTGTATCCCGATCCCTGGCCCAAGGCCCGCCACCACCGCCGCCGCTTTGTGACCCAAGAGCATCTTGAGCCGCTGGCCCGCTGCCTGAAGCCCGGTGCGATTTTCCGGGTGGCAACCGATATTCCCGACTATGTGCGCCAGACCCTGGAAGAGGTGCCAAAGGCCGGTTTCGAATGGCTGGCCGATGGCCCGTCTGATTGGCGCCAGTCATGGGACGACTGGATTTCCACCCGTTATGAGCAAAAAGCCCTGCGCGAAGGCCGCACGCCGCATTATCTGACCTTCCGCCGCCTTGGCTAGGGCAGCGGAGGGGCGGCGGGCAAAGGCTCTGGACCGTCCAGCGCCAATCCGTTACCGATAGCGCCAACGTAAGTAAGTACCGACAGACGAAGGAAGCCCCATGTCCGGACACGGCACGCCCATCCCGATGACCTCCCACCGTGCCGACCCGCTTAAGGGCGTGGCAGAGGTGCCCGGCGACAAGTCGATCTCGCACCGCTCGCTGATCCTGGGCGCACTGTCGGTGGGGGAGACCAGGATCTCCGGCCTGCTGGAGGGCGAGGACGTTCTGGATACCGCCAAGGCGATGCAGGCCTTTGGCGCAGAGGTGGTGAACCATGGCGGCGGCAGCTGGTCGGTGTTCGGCGTTGGCGTCGGCGGCTTTGCTGAGCCGGGCAATGTGATCGACTGCGGCAACTCGGGCACCGGGGTGCGGCTGATCATGGGGGTGATGGCCACCTCTCCGATCACCGCGACCTTCACTGGCGATGCATCGCTGAACAAGCGCCCAATGGCGCGCGTCACCGACCCGCTGGCGTTGTTCGGCACCCAATCCGTGGGCCGCTCCGGCGGGCGGCTGCCAATGACCATCGTGGGTGCGGCTGACCCGGTGCCGGTGCGCTACGAGGTGCCAGTGCCGTCGGCGCAGGTGAAATCCGCGGTGCTGTTTGCCGGCCTCAACGCACCGGGCAAAACCGTAGTGATCGAAAAGGAAGCCACCCGCGACCATACCGAGCGGATGCTGGCGGGCTTTGGCGCCGAGATCACCACTAAGGAAACCGAAGAGGGCCGCGTCATCACCCTGACCGGCCGTCCGGAGCTGAAACCGCAGGTGATCGCGGTGCCGCGCGATCCGTCCTCGGCGGCCTTCCCGGTCTGTGCTGCGCTGATCACCCCCGGTTCCGACGTGCTGGTGCCGAACATCGGCCTGAACCCGACCCGCGCGGGCCTCTACTATACCTTGAAGGACATGGGTGCAGATCTGACGTTCGAGAACATGCGCGAAGAGGGCGGCGAGCCGGTGGCCGATCTGCGTGCCAAATACTCGCCCGGCATGAAAGGCATCGAGGTTCCGCCGGAACGCGCCGCCTCGATGATTGACGAATACCCGGTGCTGTCGGTGGTTGCCTCCTTTGCGGAAGGCAAGACCATGATGGGGGGCGTCAAGGAACTGCGGGTGAAGGAAAGCGACCGGATTGATGCGATGGCCAAGGGGCTGCGCATCAATGGTGTGACGGTTGAGGAAGGCGACGACTGGTGGGAAGTCACCGGCCTTGGCATCGACGGTGTGCCTGGCGGCGGCACCTGCGAAAGCGTCCTGGATCACAGGATCGCCATGTCCTTTATGGTGATGGGCATGGGGGCGCAAAAGGCTGTTTCGGTCGATGACGGCGGCCCGATTGCAACATCTTTCCCGATCTTTGAGAGCCTGATGGGGGACCTCGGCGCCAAGCTGGAGCGCACATGAGCGAAAGTTACACGATAGCTGTCGACGGCCCCGCGGCGGCTGGCAAGGGGACACTGTCCAAGGCACTGGCAGCCCATTACGGTTTCAGCCACCTGGATACCGGTCTTTTGTACCGTGCCGTGGGTGCCAAGATGCTGGATGGTGTGGCACCGGTTGAGGCCGCGCAGAACCTGACACCGGAAGACCTGGCGCGCGACGACCTGCGCGGGCGGGAGGTGGCACAGGCGGCCTCCAAAGTGGCAGTGATAGCCGAAGTGCGCGCCGCACTGATTGACTTCCAGCGCGCCTTTGCCCGCCGGGCCGGGGGCGCAGTGCTTGACGGGCGCGACATTGGCACCGTGATCTGTCCCTATGCGCAGGTGAAATTCTTTGTGACCGCCAGCGCCGAAGTCCGCGCCCGGCGCCGGTTTCTGGAACTCGCCGCTGCGGGCAAGGTAACCACGCTGGATGAGGTGCTGGGTGACGTGAAGGCCCGCGACGAGCGCGACATGAACCGTGCCGAGGCGCCGTTGCGGCCGGCGGCTGACGCCATCCTGATCGACACCAGCGATCTGAGCATCGAGGAAGCTCTGGCCAAGGCGATCACCGTGATTGAAGCCCGCCGCGAGGCCGGCGAAACACTGGCGTAGACACCAAACAACCAAAAACACCCGCAGCTGACGCATCAGCCGCGGGTGCAAGGGCAGGCGGGACGGAGCAGACCGCCTGACCCTCCGGGACGCAGTGTGGTTCGTGATCAGAGCTCGCTGACGGCGGTGTGCTTGATCTGGCCCCACTGGGTGTCTGCGGTTTTGGCGGTGCCTGCCACATCTTCCAGGAAGGCGGCACGGGTGGCGGCGTTCAGGAACAGGAACAGCTTGCCGTCATGCACCAGATACTGGTCCGGGTCGCCGTCGAATTTCTTGCCAACAGACACACCATAGGAACAAAAGCCGCCGTGCTGCGGCAGGTATTTCGCCGGATCGGCCTCGAACGCGGTCTTGTTCTCCTCAGAAGTGAAGTAATAAGAGGCGCCATCCACAGTGGCAGAGTAGTTTGCCACGCCGCCCACCGGGTTGCGGCTGTCCAGCAGCGACACAAGGTCAACACCATGCGCGGCCAGCGGCGCACCGCCGGCAGAGATACCGTTGGAGACATTGAGCTCATCCGCGGCAAAGGCCGGGGCAGACAGGGCGGCAGAGAGCGAAATCAGGGCGGTTGTCAGAAGAATTTTCATCGGTGTCCTCATCAGGTTCAGTTGCGGGTTGTTCTGTTCAGTTCAGGCTGTGCAGCCCGATGAGTTGAACTTAGGTCCGGAATCTCGGACGTTTAATTCCCGTTCGTTCGCCTGATATTGCAGATCGTCCCGATCTTCGTTTGGGCTTAGTCACGGAGCCTCACTCATCTGTGCATGGAGCCTCGCGCCGCAGCGCAGTAGCCTGTGTGCATGTGTCAATGAGGAGATGCCGTTATGGCCTGGTTGCGGACGATTGTGACAGCGTGTGTTCTTGCGGTGCCTGCCTTGGCGCAGGACGCGCCCGAAGCCCCCCAAGCCCCGGAGCCGCCGATGACCTATGAGCGATTGGGGCGGATACTCTTTGCGCTGGACGAAAACGCACAGCCCGCGGGCACCGGGTTTCAGCTGACCATTTCCGGCGTGCCGATGCTGATCGTGACCGACCGGACGGCAGACCGGATGCGGGCAATGGTGCCGCTGCGCCCGGCCGAGGGGCTGACAGCGGAAGAGATGATGCGGATGATGCAGGCCAATTTCGACACCGCTCTGGATGCACGCTATGCCGTGGCCAAGGGGCGGCTTTGGGCGGTGTTCATCCACCCGCTGTCATCCTTGGAGAAAGATCAGCTGATTTCCTCGCTCGGCCAGACGGTCAATATCGCCCGCACCTATGGCACGCTTTACACCGGTGGCGCCTTGCAGTTCGGCGGTGGCGACAGCCCCGGCATCCAGCGGCAGCTGATTGAGGAACTGCTGGAAAAGGGAGAGGAAATATAGGCCTTTGATCCCGGACTGCAGCCCGCGCGGCCTGCATTATTGACAGATACGAATTTCAGCCCGTAACCCGTCCACGGCAATAAATTTCGTCACAGCCGCTCGGGAAATATACGCGCCAAGTCATGTTTCGCAGAATAAGGTCGCTGCAAACAGCTTGGGGAACGCATATGAACAGCTTTCAGGACCGCCTGACCGCGCTGCGCCGGGATTTTCACCGGCATCCGGAGCTTGGCTTTCAGGAAGACCGGACCAGGGCCAAGGTTGCCGATCATTTGCGCGGCCTTGGGCTGGAGGTGCATGAAGGGGCCGGTGTTGCCGGCCTGCTGCGGGCGGGAACCGGCAACCGGGCCATCGGGCTGCGGGCCGATATGGATGCGCTGCCGATCACTGAAACCTCCACCCACGGTTATGTTTCTGAAACGCCGGGCAAAATGCATGCCTGCGGCCATGACGGCCATATGACAATGCTGTTGGGCGCCGCGGAACGGCTGGTGCAGGAGCAGGGGTTTGACGGCACTGTTGTGTTCATCTTTCAACCCAATGAGGAACACGGGCTGGGCGCGCAGGCGATGATTTCCGAGGGGCTGCTG includes these proteins:
- the trmB gene encoding tRNA (guanine(46)-N(7))-methyltransferase TrmB, whose product is MSGDQKPRDDQTKNARTAVANAADKHASGAPWRNFYGRFKGKTLKDSQKRYLDEDLASLSPGAVDWDVNPDRTPLDLNALFGGKEVWLEIGFGGGEHLVHQAASNPDVGIIGAEPFINGVAMLLGKIRKAGAGNIAVHPGDARDLMDVLPEASISRAFLLYPDPWPKARHHRRRFVTQEHLEPLARCLKPGAIFRVATDIPDYVRQTLEEVPKAGFEWLADGPSDWRQSWDDWISTRYEQKALREGRTPHYLTFRRLG
- the aroA gene encoding 3-phosphoshikimate 1-carboxyvinyltransferase — protein: MSGHGTPIPMTSHRADPLKGVAEVPGDKSISHRSLILGALSVGETRISGLLEGEDVLDTAKAMQAFGAEVVNHGGGSWSVFGVGVGGFAEPGNVIDCGNSGTGVRLIMGVMATSPITATFTGDASLNKRPMARVTDPLALFGTQSVGRSGGRLPMTIVGAADPVPVRYEVPVPSAQVKSAVLFAGLNAPGKTVVIEKEATRDHTERMLAGFGAEITTKETEEGRVITLTGRPELKPQVIAVPRDPSSAAFPVCAALITPGSDVLVPNIGLNPTRAGLYYTLKDMGADLTFENMREEGGEPVADLRAKYSPGMKGIEVPPERAASMIDEYPVLSVVASFAEGKTMMGGVKELRVKESDRIDAMAKGLRINGVTVEEGDDWWEVTGLGIDGVPGGGTCESVLDHRIAMSFMVMGMGAQKAVSVDDGGPIATSFPIFESLMGDLGAKLERT
- a CDS encoding (d)CMP kinase, encoding MSESYTIAVDGPAAAGKGTLSKALAAHYGFSHLDTGLLYRAVGAKMLDGVAPVEAAQNLTPEDLARDDLRGREVAQAASKVAVIAEVRAALIDFQRAFARRAGGAVLDGRDIGTVICPYAQVKFFVTASAEVRARRRFLELAAAGKVTTLDEVLGDVKARDERDMNRAEAPLRPAADAILIDTSDLSIEEALAKAITVIEARREAGETLA
- a CDS encoding YHS domain-containing (seleno)protein, producing MKILLTTALISLSAALSAPAFAADELNVSNGISAGGAPLAAHGVDLVSLLDSRNPVGGVANYSATVDGASYYFTSEENKTAFEADPAKYLPQHGGFCSYGVSVGKKFDGDPDQYLVHDGKLFLFLNAATRAAFLEDVAGTAKTADTQWGQIKHTAVSEL